Genomic segment of Streptomyces longhuiensis:
CGCGTCCTCGATGAAGTGCAGGATCGCCACGAGACCGAGCGCGATCGGCGCGTCCAGGTCGATGGTGCTCGCGGCGTCCTGGAGGATCTTCGCCGGGTCGCGCAGGTCCGCGTCGATGTAGGCCGTCGCGCCCTGAGGGCCGCTCGCCAGGAGGGCGCGGGCGTGCGCGAGGACGACGGGGTCGTTGTCGACGTAGACGATCCGCGCCTCGGGGGCGATGCGCTGGGCGACCTGGTGCACGTTCTCCTGCGTCGGCAGGCCCGTGCCGATGTCGAGGAACTGGCGCAGGCCCGCCTCGCGCGTCAGGTAGTTCACCGAGCGCCGCATGAAGTCGCGGTTGTGCCGCACGTCGAGGTAGCCGCGCGGGTTCGCCGCGAGGGCGGCGGCCGCCGCTTCCCGGTCGGCCGCGTAGTTGTCCTTGCCGCCGAGGAAGACGTCGTACACCCGCGCCGGGTGCGCCCTGGAGCTGTCGATCCGCTGGTGCAGCTGCTCGGCGGAGTCGTGCTGGGGAGCGTCGTCGCCCATGAGGCCATCCCT
This window contains:
- a CDS encoding SAM-dependent methyltransferase, whose protein sequence is MGDDAPQHDSAEQLHQRIDSSRAHPARVYDVFLGGKDNYAADREAAAAALAANPRGYLDVRHNRDFMRRSVNYLTREAGLRQFLDIGTGLPTQENVHQVAQRIAPEARIVYVDNDPVVLAHARALLASGPQGATAYIDADLRDPAKILQDAASTIDLDAPIALGLVAILHFIEDAEAYDIVRALVDALPVGSALFLSHLTSDLNAEKIAKVAETYHERGFTFVLRSADEVRRFFTENGLEIVEPGIVPAHHWRPDHVADHDTDHAAAGRDEAYVASLDPIERTMYRDINDVTDDDINVYAAVAFKR